The genomic DNA TGCGCAAGGGCGGCGGCGCCACGTCCTGAAACTCGCCCTCGACGAGCACCGGCACGACGACGGCGGCGCCGTAGGCCTCGAACCGCGTCCACTGCGACTGCTGCCAGCGCGGCGTGAGCACCGGCACCACGACGCGGCTGGCCTGGCAGTGGCGGTCGATCTCGCGATACCAGTGATCGCCCGTTTCGAGCCGCTGCTCGTCGAACCAGACCGTGAGCCCGGCGGCGACCAGCCGCCGATAGACGGCCCGGGCCAGCTCGACGTCCGGCTTGCGATAGCTCAAAAACACGTCGAACGACGCTTTGGGCTGGTTCGTCATGGTGGAATTGCCCCGTGCGGTCGTGTCAGGGCCGGGCGCAATTCTGCCCGGCGAAGGAGCATCGGCCCGCCTTACCCGCCGCGGTAGAACGGCTGGTTCATCGGATTGCGGCTCGAAGTGATCGGGCCGGTGCCCGATTCGTCGGCCAACGCGCGATAGAGCATCTGGTACTTGGCGTCCAGGTCGTCGGCATAGTGGACGATCATCGCCTCGGGCGTCATCGGCGGCTTGGGCGATCCCCATTCGGGCAGCCGCTGATGGGCGACGA from Pirellulales bacterium includes the following:
- a CDS encoding toll/interleukin-1 receptor domain-containing protein — translated: MTNQPKASFDVFLSYRKPDVELARAVYRRLVAAGLTVWFDEQRLETGDHWYREIDRHCQASRVVVPVLTPRWQQSQWTRFEAYGAAVVVPVLVEGEFQDVAPPPLR